Part of the Desulfovibrio desulfuricans genome, TGGCAATATGGTCAGCATAAAATTTGCCAAGAGGAACATAATCAAGGGTCGAAAGCCCCATGAGCGCGCCTCTGCGCACATGAACGCTGCCGTCGCGCGCAAAGGTCTTGATGTGGTGGGCGTTGAGCGTGTCAAAGATGGCCTGGGGGTTGGCCTGCGTCCAGTCAAAGCAGTTGAGGGCCGAAATGTAAAAGGCATCCACGCCAGCGGTCAGCAGCCTGTCCACGCCCTTGGTGCACGATTCCATGCTCTCCGCTTTGTCCAGAAAGGGGTATTCCACAAGGGTAAAGCCACGCTCGCGCGCAACTTCGCGCGCTTCCCGCACATTGGAGTATGAAAGGCCCTCGGGGCTGTCGTGATACATGATGCCAAGGCGAAGAAAGGGCAGCGCCTCATGAAACAGGGCAAAGACCTTGAACCATTTATCCTTGGTGTAGCGGATTGTCAGGTTGGCCGCGCCCTTGCCAGTGGCGCGATCCACAATGCCGGCGCCTGCCGGGTCGGCCACGTCAACGCTCATGATGGGCGTTTTGCCGTTGTTTTCAGCCAGCAGGGCCTTGGTGGCCTCTGTTCCCATGCTTATGATGACGTCGATATCCGGATTTTGCATCAGTTTGCGTGCCTCTGCGCGGTAAACGCTCTCAGAGGCATCCCAGCCGGGGCTGATGTACAGTTCGTCCGGCAGGGTGATGCGGTCGGCAACCCCGCGTTGCC contains:
- a CDS encoding ABC transporter substrate binding protein, producing MSSSLGSFFPALAAALCCAVCLCANVQAAPPRAPVEQMAAPAPASSQPKPSRPKVAAYFEAGPYWEFTLLQKEIIKALRQRGVADRITLPDELYISPGWDASESVYRAEARKLMQNPDIDVIISMGTEATKALLAENNGKTPIMSVDVADPAGAGIVDRATGKGAANLTIRYTKDKWFKVFALFHEALPFLRLGIMYHDSPEGLSYSNVREAREVARERGFTLVEYPFLDKAESMESCTKGVDRLLTAGVDAFYISALNCFDWTQANPQAIFDTLNAHHIKTFARDGSVHVRRGALMGLSTLDYVPLGKFYADHIATQLGLLPPNTQLETAAYTPKIALNLVTAQKMGMDLPLILLISADELFDVTLAGVDKTAVPQ